In Acomys russatus chromosome 28, mAcoRus1.1, whole genome shotgun sequence, the genomic window cagcaaaagaagcaaaaacaacggacatagtaataaaaagtgtaaaaaaaaattaccccagGAATTTTCAGTTTTGAAACTTGGTCACTGCTGTGGAGGCAGTGACGTGGAAATCAGGCATTTCAGCTTGATGAGGTTAATAAACTGTGAcacttgctctctccctctccctcccaccccttctctctctctgttctcttctcaATTTTTTCTAAATAGGGACCACTATATTTCATGTGACTAATGTTAgtgaaaacatttattattgtAGAAAATTAAACCTCTTTAAGTAAACAAGAAATATGACTTGCATTCTAACTCTGTTATAAGTTCAAGAAAGACAACAACATTTTTTTGTCTTCCAGTGCCTTTAATTTCCTGATAATTAATGATCTTAAAGGAGAGCAACAGGTAATACCATCATATAGATTGTTTtagagtaaaattaaaaatgaatattctaaTTTCTGTCATCTACCATTAAGCTATAAACTACTATTTTCCTGGTACAGCCTTCTTTagagatgtctgtctgtctgaaataTGGCTTTGGCAATGCTGATGGTACTTTTCATCATGATGTGTCACTAGTATTGTTCCATAGTGCTAatctcttccccatctcttctctcttcatcttGGACCAGCTGAGAATCAGAGCATCCCAATGAAGAACCATACGAGGGTGACAGTTTTCATCCTGGCAGGTTTGACTGATGACCCACAGTGGAAAGTTGTGTTattcatcttcctgcttcttacCTACATGCTCAGCATCACAGGCAATCTGACCATCATAACCCTCACCCTGGTAGATACTCACCTGAAGACCCCCATGTACTTTTTCCTTCGGAATTTTTCCTTCTTAGAGATTTCCTACACTACTACATGTATTCCCAAATTGCTTGTTACTATGGCAACAGGGGATAAAACCATTTCTTACAACAGCTGTGCTGCTcagttgttttttgctttcctgCTTGGATCATCAGAATTTTACTTGCTGGCAGCCATGTCCTATGACCGATATGTAGCCATCTGCAAGCCCCTGCACTACATGACCATCATGAACAATAAAGTCTGTGTGCAGCTGGTCCTCAGTTGTTGGCTTGCTGGATTTTTAATCATCTTTCCTCCGCTCCTGTTAGGTTTGGATCTTGACTTCTGTGCCTCCAACATTATTGATCATTTCTACTGTGACACCACTCCTCTCCTGCAGCTttcctgcacagacacacagctccTGGAGATGATGGCATTTGTCTCAGCCTTGGTGACACTCTTACTCACGTTGGTCATGGTGATAATATCCTACACCTACATTGCCCTGACAATTCTAAAAATCCCTTCAGCCAGTCAGAGGAAGAAGGCTTTCTCTACATGTTCTTCTCACATGATCGTGATATCCCTCTCATACGGCAGCTGCATCTTCATGTATGTTAAACCGTCAGTCAAGCAGAGAGTGTCTATTTCCAAGGGAATTTCTGTGCTCAATACCTCAGTGGCTCCACTTCTGAATCCTTTTATCTACACCTTGAGGAATCAGCAAGTGAAAAAGGCATTCACTAACATGATACAACGGATTGCATCGCTCTCTAAGAAATGACTGTTCTGTTTAATTatatgaaggaaataaagaaaggagatTTAAATAACACCAATTGTTCCTAAAATAATTCTGGTtcaatttcttctctttgttacTCATTTTCACATCTCCAAGAAAAAATTTGCTCTatagaacgtgtgtgtgtgtgtgtgtgtgtgtgtgtgtgtgtgtgtgtgtgtgtgtgtagcatgaaATTATTCAAACATGACTTCACACTTGTTAGGCCAGTACACTACTACTGAGttattatttcagtttatataagctaatactttttaaagatgcctagtgcttaaaaaaaaaaacctcatcttTTTGGTTTCACAGTGATAACTGAGagattttgagtttattttttcaaTGTTCCTTTTGTGTTCTAAAAAAATTGAATTGTGAATTAGAGATTTGCTTAATAGTAGAGGTATTCCCCCACACAAAGGGAATTGTTTTATCCCTAATTCCAACAACCACAAAAGAcacaattagtttttaaattctaGTTAGCCAAGACTATAAACTATTGTTTCACTTTATGTTATATTTGATACATCATTTGATGCAAGGTTATAATACTACTCTGCATTTGTGATAActtacaaagaaattaaaattatccCTTAACATGAAttgtacttatttcttttttacttttcacGTGTGTTTTATTTGAAGAAACTAAATGCCAGCAATGTGACTTAGCAGGAAAGGCCTTTATTGCCAGTTCTTACTATTGGGGTTTGATCCCTGGACCTACAAGAGAGAAGGACAAAATGGCTTCCACAAGTTTTTCTTCAATCTCTATCAGAGCTGCTGTTGTCTCCCACTTGCACATAGACACATGGTTGAGACAAAAATCTTTaaacagtaatatttttaattaaaagaaaatatcacagtTTATCCATTACTGTGATTTTTCCATCTATGAATATATACTTTCAtctttgtatacatatatttatctttaaatattatatatttataattatagttGTAAACATTTtatggaaaatattaatttttaagactAAAGTTATAGTTATTATTTATAAGTAGTTCTAGTCATatctaaaagaaaatgtgttaggCTTTCTGGttaattttgaaaattcataGTATAATAGGtaattaataacttaaaattttaattacctTGTAATGTTTGAGCAAATGAGAGATAATTTGTGATTAGAATCTTTACCTCTTCTGAATTGTGTACAAATGTCTGGAAGCTATTTTGCACAAGACTCAAACTGTTACATTAGCTGAGTTAATGAGAGATGATTTGTGAATAATTACTAAATTAAAAAtgtcacatactatggtgcctcacatttgaccatgtcccctggagggggagacctggtggcactcagaggaaggacagcaggttaccaagaagagacttgataccctatgagcacatacagggggaggtaatccccctcagtcacagtcataggggaggggaataatggaaaaatggggggggggaggaatgggaggatacaagggatgggataaacattgagatgtaacaagaataaattaataaaaaaaataaaatataatgtcagggggctgtgatcaggctctAAAGTTATTAAGTAAATTGattaatgatatatttatttattatttttaaacttccttACCTAATATGTCTTTCAGACATAAGTGTGCGATGCACATAAGCAGATTAACAAGGCAGGAAACACATGTGTGTAGATATGCCTTCACctagtgaaataaaaatagtttacgAACTCAGCTCTTCTCTTGAAAGGACTTTTTATCTTTAGATCACAACCAATTGGATATTccaatgatatttttatattgctaTTAGAATTTCAAAAAGTAAGGATAGCAGAcagtaatatttttcatttatgtacCCTAAATCCATGTTATTTTCCTATGCTGTTCTTTTCACATTTaagtttttggttattttttttgtagctctattttttattgaaaatagatttttaatataatatatcttGTTATGATTTTTTCTCCTTCAACTGGTCTCAGACATTATCTGTCTGTCCTCCTATCTGAATCCagatactttgtttctttttagaaaacaaatgaccaCATAAGgaacaataatgaaataaaacaacaacaaaaaatcagagTAAGACGAAACAAAGAGTCTCCTTTGGTTTTGAGCAGAATACCTTCCAGGACTATGAACACAAGCCAGTAAGGTGAAGACTCTACAGATACCAGCTTCACCTCTCAGTGATGTGTGTAGATGgtttcttcagcaatagagcCTTTCAATCAGTGGTGGAGAGCAGTCAACATCCCTGGAAATAGTATAAATTTGTGGggaccctttggccaacaactcgaTGAGATGTAATCCATTTCCAGGACTGaaaacttcatttggtgacaagagatggacAGTTGGGGCTTCATATTTCCCATTTTCGGTGATATATTTCATATTGTCTTCCTATAATTTATGAAGCTTTTACTGTATTGGGATCCCATACAGCCTCTCAAGTGGTCCTTAGCATTAGCTACGCTTctcattgttttctctttctatcccCTCTATTCTCCACTCCCCGTTTGCTTTTCCTGTTCCACTTCTCCACTATTTTCATccataagtatttattttatttctccttcttagGGAGAGCCAtacctccccctttctctccagtgGTTACACAGATTGTGGCTTGCTTattgaaaggaaaaaggagacataatgacagatgCCAAGGAAagccaaagaatcattaggtcttacatATATgcctcaaaatttgaaaatctaagtgagatcaacaattttcttgatagatacaacTTAtaaaagttgaatcaagatcaggtaaacaaattaaatagtcctatttctcttaAGGAAatataatcagtcatcaaaatacttggaaaaaaaagcccaggaccagatggattcaaactctaccagaccttcaaagaagagctaatatcaattctcttcaaacaattggacaaaatagaaactgaagtaacattgccaaactcattctacgaggccacagtcaccatgatacctaaaccatacaaagtcccaaaatgaaagataatttcagttatgaatattgatgcaaaaatactcgaTAGAACACTTGAAAAtttaatccaagaacacataaaaatgtcattcatggagctggaaaggtggctcagtgtttaagagcaccgtctgttcttccagaggtcctgagttcaattccctgcaaccacatggtgcctcacaactatctgcaatgtgatctggtgccctcttctggcctgcaggtgtacatgcagacagagcatttatatacattaaataaagaaataaataaatcttttaaaatgtcattcatgattctggctattacaaataatgctgatatgaacatagttgagaaaatgtccttgttgtatggtggagcaattttgggcatatgcccaaagtgGTATAGTTTgttcttgagatagcactattcccaattttctgaaaaagtagcagattgatttccaaagtagctgtacagATTTGTAcacctaccagcaatggaggagcattcCCCTgtccagacctagccaatggacaactcattctccatggttgtggggagagtgaggactgcctctgacatgaactctggtgtcccttaaTCACTTCCCCTAGGTTAAGAAGCCGGGCATcacacagaagaaaggggagcaggctatctggatgagacccaataggctgtggtcacatgatGGGGAATGAATCTTCTTTTGTCAGAGGTTTAGGAGAGGGGAATTGGGCAAAAGAGAgtaggagggtgggaacaggaagatacaagtgagagcataacaatcaggatgtaatctgaataaattgtagtaaaaaataaagaaaaatatcatttgtcatgaccaagtaggcttcatcctagacatgcaggagtggttcaatatactgaaatccatcaaggtaatccatcatataaacacatcttttaaaatgcatgatcatctctttagatgccaaaaaagcatttgacgaaatccaacacctattaatgtaaagtcttggagagattagtgATACAAAGCACATACGTAAACATAGTGaaggcaacatacagcaagcctatagccaacataaaagtaaatggagagaaatttaaatcagttCCACTGAAATTCAGGACACAACATGGCTGTCAGCTCTTTtcatatgtcttcaatatagcacttgaagttttagctagaggaataagacaactaaaggaggcCAAGGGGacacaaatttgaaagaaagaagtcaaagtatccatATTTGctaatgatatgatagtacacataagtgactgcaagaattctaccaaggaactcctacagctgataaacacgttcagcaaagtggctggataaaaaaatcaattaaaatatcaGTAACCCTCCTTTTTTACAAAAGAGAAATAGTCTGAGAAAGATCCCCCCAaatcataaagtatcttggtgtatgTAACTCTGACTATATATGTGAAAGacctgaaacaacaacaacaacaacaacaacttcaagtctctgaagaaagaaattgaagaagacatcagaaggtGGGAAGACCTCCCGTGCTCACGGATCTGTTGGATCAATTTAGTGAAAAATGGGCATCTTACATAAAgaaatccacagattcaatgcaaggcccatcaaaatgccaacacaattctatAAATGCCTAGAAAGAACAACTGTCAACTTTATTTggtaaaacaaaaaccctgaataACTAAGACAATcttatacaacaaaagatcttctgaaggtaTCTCCAATCCATGATCTCAAGTTCTActgtaaagcaacagtaataaaaactgcatggtactagcatagaagcAGACAGgtggataaacacacacacacacacacacacacacacacacacacacacacacacacacacacacacacctatggacacttgatttttgacagagaagccaaaaccatacaatggaaaaaagatagcatctttaagaaatggtgctgatctaactggatggcgACATGTAGAAAAAAGGCAGATAGAttcatattcatcaccctgcaaaactaaagtccaagtggaataaagatctcaaaataaaactagatacactaaatctgttagaagaaaaagcggggaaaagccttgaactcactggcgcaggagacaacttcctgaacagaacaccaacagatcaATCTCCAACataagcaattaataaatggaacctcatgaaactgaaacacaTCTGTAAGGTAAAggccactgtcaacagaacaaagcaacagtgtACACACTGGGAAATGttctttaccaaccctatatctgagaaagggctaatatccaaaatatataaagaactcaaaaaattaaacaccaccaaaacaaatatcaaattaaaaaatggtgtacagaactaaacagagaattctcaacagaggaatactgaatggctgcaaagcacttaaagaaatgctcagagtctctagtcatcagggcaatgcaaatcaaaatgactctgagataccatcttgcatctatcagaatggctaagataaaaaaatccaacccaaagtgacaaactacaagaaaaataacacaagaaaTAGATAGCTTCACTCTTGCAAagacataaccacacaaacactcttttgcaaccaacatcaaaatcaagggctTTAACAGCCACTGACTattaatacctctcaacatcaatggcctcagttctccaataaaaagacacagactaactgaatggatctgtaaacaagacccaacattcttctacattcaagaaacacatctcagccacaatgatagacattacctcagggtgaaa contains:
- the LOC127210680 gene encoding olfactory receptor 6C74-like; the encoded protein is MKNHTRVTVFILAGLTDDPQWKVVLFIFLLLTYMLSITGNLTIITLTLVDTHLKTPMYFFLRNFSFLEISYTTTCIPKLLVTMATGDKTISYNSCAAQLFFAFLLGSSEFYLLAAMSYDRYVAICKPLHYMTIMNNKVCVQLVLSCWLAGFLIIFPPLLLGLDLDFCASNIIDHFYCDTTPLLQLSCTDTQLLEMMAFVSALVTLLLTLVMVIISYTYIALTILKIPSASQRKKAFSTCSSHMIVISLSYGSCIFMYVKPSVKQRVSISKGISVLNTSVAPLLNPFIYTLRNQQVKKAFTNMIQRIASLSKK